In Haloplanus rubicundus, one DNA window encodes the following:
- a CDS encoding amphi-Trp domain-containing protein, which translates to MGELETEAQKTRAEVASYLRQLADQLDEGGAVTLELGTQRVELDPADPITFKLEGESDWTEGDTEAKQSIEFELVWRQEAQTAEEGSLNIEQTRP; encoded by the coding sequence ATGGGAGAACTCGAGACGGAAGCGCAGAAAACCCGGGCCGAAGTCGCCTCGTATCTCCGTCAATTGGCCGATCAGCTCGACGAAGGTGGCGCTGTGACGCTCGAACTCGGGACTCAACGCGTGGAGCTTGATCCCGCCGATCCGATCACGTTCAAACTCGAAGGCGAATCGGACTGGACCGAGGGCGATACCGAGGCCAAACAGAGCATCGAATTCGAGCTGGTATGGCGACAGGAAGCACAGACCGCCGAAGAGGGATCTCTGAATATCGAACAGACGAGGCCCTAA
- a CDS encoding universal stress protein, whose protein sequence is MYDSILVPTDGSEGAEAAARHGLNLATAFDSQIHFLSVVDERSYSSALADLDPTVGEQREGFEQQATEAVECLEEMVTEPPVTCQTAVKHGVPHEEIRSYAADHDIDLISMGTQGRTGLDRLLLGSVTERVVRTSDVPVLTTRHEPDRSRYDRILIPTDGSEAATAAIAHGVAIADRFDSTVHALSVVDVGGVVGAYDAGPGIPELIDSLEEECEQAVTVVEEECENRDIDIVTEVVQGPPYRAIQEYVDREGIDFVSMGTHGRTGLERYLIGSVTERTVRTSDVPVLTVR, encoded by the coding sequence ATGTACGACTCCATACTCGTTCCAACCGACGGTAGTGAAGGGGCCGAAGCCGCGGCGCGACATGGGCTGAATCTCGCGACGGCATTCGATAGCCAGATTCATTTCCTGAGTGTCGTCGACGAGCGGTCGTACAGTAGTGCGCTGGCGGACCTCGACCCGACGGTCGGAGAGCAACGAGAAGGGTTCGAACAACAGGCCACCGAGGCTGTCGAGTGTCTCGAAGAGATGGTCACTGAACCTCCCGTCACGTGCCAGACAGCAGTCAAACACGGAGTCCCCCACGAGGAAATTCGGTCCTACGCCGCAGACCACGACATCGACCTCATTTCGATGGGAACTCAGGGACGAACCGGTCTCGACCGATTGCTGCTTGGAAGCGTCACGGAACGCGTCGTTCGGACGAGTGACGTGCCCGTTCTCACGACCCGACACGAACCAGACCGTTCACGCTACGATCGCATCCTGATCCCGACGGATGGCAGTGAGGCAGCGACTGCAGCAATCGCTCACGGAGTTGCTATCGCCGACCGATTCGATTCGACTGTCCACGCGCTCTCGGTCGTCGATGTCGGTGGCGTCGTGGGGGCCTACGACGCCGGACCCGGCATTCCCGAGTTGATCGATAGCCTCGAAGAGGAATGCGAGCAAGCCGTGACGGTCGTCGAGGAGGAATGCGAGAACCGTGACATCGATATCGTGACGGAAGTCGTCCAGGGACCGCCGTATCGCGCGATCCAAGAGTACGTCGACCGGGAGGGTATCGACTTCGTTTCGATGGGAACGCACGGCCGGACTGGCCTCGAACGCTATCTCATCGGCAGCGTCACCGAGCGGACGGTCCGAACGAGCGACGTGCCTGTCCTCACCGTGCGGTAG
- a CDS encoding RNA-guided endonuclease TnpB family protein: protein MVTMTVTAKFHNPSLSRRKEWHHAACLYRDTKQFCIDGWENDDFDKSVTTASIDNDLYSAIQNQAIREAKSDHSKDGEVRYRESQPFAVNNQNWELDTTENGTVVVGFPCVSQWWYTPIEVYDDIAGDVQQLLDGKADKTRLQVYRRGDDWYCTFNIDYDADASGETSIGVDIGERHILAGTAYGEDESMLVSGGEAKYVRRKYRSLRESLSQAGALRARNRVGDKEQRRIKDLNHKLSRRLITFAEQFENPVIRMEDLEDIRENSSWSGVHSWHFHQLQQFITYKAERAGIRVEKVDAYHTSQRCSACGSMGTRDGDHFSCSACDRGRHADLNASENIAQREGEPCTA, encoded by the coding sequence ATGGTCACGATGACTGTCACCGCGAAGTTCCACAACCCATCCCTCTCACGGCGCAAAGAGTGGCACCACGCTGCTTGTCTCTACCGTGACACCAAGCAGTTCTGTATCGACGGATGGGAAAACGACGACTTCGACAAATCCGTGACCACTGCCAGCATCGACAACGACCTCTACTCGGCCATCCAGAACCAAGCCATCCGAGAGGCCAAATCCGACCACAGCAAGGACGGGGAAGTTCGCTACCGAGAGAGTCAACCGTTCGCCGTCAACAACCAGAATTGGGAACTCGACACGACTGAGAACGGAACGGTCGTCGTTGGCTTTCCGTGTGTCTCCCAATGGTGGTACACGCCTATCGAAGTGTACGACGACATTGCAGGCGACGTTCAACAGCTCCTAGACGGGAAAGCCGACAAGACCCGCCTACAGGTCTACCGTCGCGGTGATGACTGGTACTGTACGTTCAACATCGACTACGACGCCGACGCGTCTGGTGAAACGTCCATCGGTGTCGATATTGGCGAACGGCACATCCTCGCTGGGACGGCCTACGGCGAGGACGAGTCTATGCTGGTATCTGGTGGTGAGGCGAAGTACGTTCGACGCAAATATCGTTCCCTACGCGAGTCGCTTTCACAAGCGGGTGCGCTTCGCGCACGAAACCGTGTGGGTGACAAAGAACAGCGTCGAATCAAAGACTTGAACCACAAACTCTCCCGTCGTCTCATCACGTTCGCGGAACAGTTCGAGAACCCCGTCATTCGGATGGAAGACCTCGAAGACATCCGCGAGAACAGTTCGTGGTCGGGCGTTCACTCGTGGCACTTCCACCAACTCCAACAGTTCATCACGTACAAAGCCGAACGTGCTGGTATTCGCGTCGAAAAGGTCGATGCGTACCACACGAGTCAGCGGTGTTCGGCGTGCGGTTCGATGGGCACTCGTGATGGCGACCACTTTTCGTGTTCGGCGTGTGATCGAGGACGCCACGCTGACCTGAACGCTTCAGAGAATATCGCACAACGGGAGGGTGAACCATGCACGGCGTAA
- a CDS encoding proteasome assembly chaperone family protein has protein sequence MSQEAPTAHFERVSDIDAESPTLIEGLPGLGMVASIAVDQITSQLDLDYHGNIQSDALPPLAAFNEGRIRDAVRVYAGREPSVMTLQSDVPIPPNAIQSLSECVYRDLADEFDRAIFLVGAQAESEDQIGAVSGVATSDEMASALTDAGISLAEESGAIGGVTGGLVVDCYHNDIPAAVLIVRCDPRLPDPSAAQAVIENALEPLVEFDIDTKELEEQAEKIREQKQQIARQLQQMQQQQEGEPTQTRTMFQ, from the coding sequence ATGTCCCAAGAAGCTCCCACAGCACATTTCGAGCGTGTATCCGACATCGACGCGGAATCGCCAACCCTCATCGAGGGGTTGCCCGGACTGGGGATGGTCGCCTCGATAGCAGTGGACCAGATCACCTCCCAACTCGATCTCGACTACCACGGGAACATCCAGTCGGACGCGTTGCCACCCCTGGCTGCGTTTAACGAGGGGCGTATCCGCGATGCCGTCCGCGTTTACGCGGGGCGGGAGCCCTCCGTGATGACGCTCCAGAGCGACGTACCCATCCCGCCGAACGCCATCCAATCGTTGAGCGAGTGCGTCTATCGAGACCTCGCAGACGAATTCGACCGGGCTATCTTCCTCGTCGGGGCACAGGCGGAGTCGGAGGACCAGATCGGAGCGGTCTCCGGGGTCGCCACCTCCGACGAGATGGCATCGGCGTTGACCGACGCCGGCATCTCGTTGGCCGAGGAATCGGGAGCGATCGGGGGCGTCACCGGAGGACTGGTGGTCGACTGCTACCACAACGACATTCCGGCCGCCGTCCTCATCGTCCGCTGCGACCCGCGTCTCCCCGACCCCAGTGCCGCACAGGCGGTCATCGAGAACGCCCTCGAACCACTCGTCGAGTTCGACATCGACACGAAAGAACTCGAAGAACAGGCCGAGAAGATCCGAGAACAAAAACAACAGATAGCTCGACAACTCCAACAGATGCAACAACAGCAGGAGGGCGAACCGACCCAGACTCGGACGATGTTCCAGTGA
- a CDS encoding CBS domain-containing protein produces the protein MPVKNLAVGVVTASADASVKDLARTMLDEELGDLVIAEDDKPVGIVTDRDIALAVARYDDLSELTAEDIMTPDPVTIQEDATAVDLPATMADGRVRRIPVVDDDGRLVGIATLDDVVATAGEMLDDVAAVIESQSREFEPNE, from the coding sequence ATGCCAGTCAAGAATCTCGCGGTCGGTGTCGTCACGGCCAGTGCGGACGCGTCAGTCAAAGACCTCGCTCGGACGATGCTGGACGAGGAACTCGGCGACCTCGTGATCGCCGAGGACGACAAGCCGGTCGGCATCGTCACCGACCGCGACATCGCCCTCGCAGTGGCCCGATACGACGATCTGTCCGAGCTGACTGCCGAGGATATCATGACGCCGGATCCGGTGACAATTCAGGAAGATGCTACGGCAGTCGACCTCCCCGCGACGATGGCCGACGGCCGGGTTCGGCGAATTCCAGTCGTCGACGACGATGGCAGGCTCGTCGGGATCGCCACGCTCGACGACGTCGTCGCGACTGCCGGCGAAATGCTGGACGACGTCGCTGCCGTGATCGAGAGCCAGTCCCGCGAATTCGAGCCGAACGAGTAA
- a CDS encoding deoxyribonuclease IV: protein MFRIGAHVSISDGVEAVVDHEVELGGTCGQIFVGSPRGWAVSEIDETEAEAFRTAADEQDVGPWIVHGTYLINLATPKDDLASKSLDCVQDELDAAATLDVPYYVFHPGAHTGAGEETGIENVGERLSEVDVPSNVTLLLENTAGKGTTVGKRLDDLDDMVETSAYEYGDLGICLDSCHLFAAGYDFTDETAMDDLVAEVDSTVGIEHVQYLHLNDSKHPLGSEKDEHEHIGEGEIGEAGFRQFVNHDALREKPMVLETPEDGNGYEWNIEKIRELRTGD from the coding sequence ATGTTCAGAATCGGTGCCCACGTCTCGATCTCGGATGGAGTCGAGGCAGTCGTCGACCACGAGGTGGAACTGGGCGGAACCTGTGGACAGATTTTCGTCGGATCCCCGCGCGGGTGGGCAGTCAGTGAGATCGACGAGACGGAAGCCGAAGCGTTTCGAACCGCCGCTGACGAACAGGATGTCGGCCCGTGGATCGTCCACGGCACATACCTCATCAATCTCGCTACGCCGAAGGACGACCTCGCGAGCAAGTCTCTCGACTGTGTGCAGGATGAACTCGATGCAGCGGCGACGCTAGACGTTCCGTACTACGTGTTTCACCCCGGAGCCCATACCGGCGCCGGCGAGGAGACTGGCATCGAGAACGTCGGCGAGCGGCTGTCCGAGGTCGACGTACCGAGCAACGTGACGCTTCTGCTGGAGAACACGGCCGGAAAGGGTACCACCGTCGGCAAGCGACTCGACGACCTCGACGACATGGTGGAGACATCAGCCTACGAGTACGGTGATCTCGGGATCTGCCTCGATTCCTGCCACCTCTTCGCCGCGGGGTACGACTTCACCGACGAGACAGCGATGGATGACCTCGTCGCGGAGGTCGATTCGACCGTCGGTATCGAGCACGTGCAGTATCTCCACCTCAACGATTCGAAACATCCGCTCGGCTCGGAAAAAGACGAGCACGAGCACATCGGGGAGGGTGAAATCGGTGAGGCGGGCTTTCGCCAGTTCGTCAACCACGACGCGCTTCGCGAGAAGCCGATGGTTCTCGAGACACCGGAAGACGGGAACGGCTACGAGTGGAATATCGAGAAGATTCGGGAGTTACGGACGGGCGATTGA
- a CDS encoding APC family permease translates to MNSFRSLLTRSRPGKLGLLEVIAMGVGGMVSGGIYAVLGVAMAQAGNAVPISYLIAGIITLLTAYSYLKLTLHFGEHGGVFSFVEHVVDRPTVAAYVGWVLVVGYVGVMAMYAFAFGAYTLTAARAVFGIALPQYLRPIMSILIVAGFVGLNLKGVNETGLFEDIAVYIKIAILLSLAVLGIVFYDGSVTAVTFFSEGVVSPITGFAIIFVSYEGFQLLVYDYEDIENVERVLPVGMYAAIAIAILIYVSVSFMATLHLTPEQLVAHEEVALAEAVSHIPVLGAAGFVLVILSAMKSTSSGINATLFGTARLVHKISTEGALPRAFSFRNREGIPVYALVVMGGLTAAFAALGSLKQITEFGSVAFLLSFAVTNYTNLRLADVTASNRLVPALGLVGTGVAIPIVLYHLYLTDVEILLWILGIFVAIFLLEFLYLERSPFDPDVESDG, encoded by the coding sequence ATGAATTCGTTTCGATCGCTCCTAACGCGGAGTCGACCGGGGAAACTCGGGTTACTGGAGGTCATCGCGATGGGCGTCGGGGGGATGGTCTCGGGCGGAATCTACGCCGTGCTCGGCGTCGCGATGGCACAGGCCGGGAACGCCGTCCCGATATCGTATCTCATCGCGGGCATCATCACGCTGCTGACCGCCTACTCCTATCTCAAACTCACCCTGCACTTTGGCGAGCACGGCGGCGTCTTCTCCTTCGTCGAGCACGTCGTCGACCGTCCGACGGTGGCTGCGTACGTCGGGTGGGTACTTGTTGTCGGCTACGTCGGCGTGATGGCGATGTACGCGTTTGCGTTCGGTGCATACACTCTCACGGCCGCCCGGGCGGTCTTCGGAATCGCGCTTCCACAGTATCTTCGTCCGATTATGTCTATCCTGATCGTCGCTGGCTTCGTCGGGCTCAATCTGAAGGGTGTCAACGAAACGGGTCTCTTCGAGGACATCGCGGTGTACATCAAAATCGCGATTTTGCTCTCCCTCGCAGTCCTAGGGATCGTCTTCTACGACGGGAGCGTGACGGCTGTCACCTTCTTCAGCGAGGGGGTCGTCAGCCCAATTACCGGGTTTGCGATCATCTTCGTCTCCTACGAGGGGTTTCAGCTGCTGGTGTACGACTACGAGGACATCGAGAACGTAGAGCGAGTGTTGCCGGTCGGGATGTACGCCGCCATCGCCATCGCGATCCTGATCTACGTCTCGGTCTCGTTCATGGCGACGCTTCACCTGACGCCCGAGCAACTCGTGGCTCACGAGGAAGTGGCACTCGCCGAAGCGGTCTCTCATATCCCGGTTCTGGGTGCCGCCGGGTTCGTCCTCGTCATCCTCTCGGCGATGAAGAGCACCTCCTCGGGGATCAACGCAACCCTCTTCGGAACGGCGCGGCTCGTCCACAAAATCTCGACGGAGGGAGCGCTTCCTCGGGCCTTCTCCTTCCGAAATCGGGAGGGAATTCCCGTGTATGCGCTTGTCGTCATGGGCGGGCTCACAGCCGCGTTCGCCGCCCTCGGCTCGCTCAAGCAGATTACCGAGTTTGGCTCTGTCGCATTCCTTCTCTCGTTCGCCGTCACGAACTACACGAACCTCCGACTCGCCGACGTGACAGCGTCGAACCGGCTCGTTCCCGCGCTCGGTCTCGTTGGAACGGGCGTCGCGATCCCGATCGTCCTCTATCACCTCTATCTCACCGATGTCGAAATACTGCTCTGGATCCTCGGCATTTTCGTCGCGATCTTTCTGCTCGAATTCCTCTATCTGGAGCGGAGTCCATTCGACCCCGATGTCGAAAGCGATGGGTGA
- a CDS encoding phosphoribosyltransferase: protein MPNTSRFKDRTEAGEQLGKALREREVDVDMVLAIPRGGLPLGRAVADVLDVPLDIVVASKIGAPGNPEYAIGAVASDGSVWRNERAFRGTGSDEEYFQQEKEKEAENARQKAERYRGERSEPDLAGKTVAVVDDGVATGSTVRACLEMLRKTDADRVVLAVPVGPPDTVRELRELADEVICLETPSSFRGVGQFYERFDQVSDEEAMAYFESSS, encoded by the coding sequence ATGCCAAACACTTCCCGATTCAAAGATCGTACTGAGGCTGGCGAGCAACTCGGAAAAGCACTCCGCGAGCGAGAGGTCGACGTGGATATGGTGCTCGCGATCCCGCGAGGTGGCCTTCCGCTCGGACGAGCCGTCGCCGACGTGCTCGACGTCCCGCTCGATATCGTCGTCGCGTCGAAGATCGGCGCGCCAGGCAACCCGGAGTATGCCATCGGTGCCGTCGCCAGCGACGGGAGCGTCTGGCGCAACGAGAGAGCGTTTCGTGGGACGGGATCCGACGAGGAATACTTCCAACAGGAGAAGGAGAAGGAAGCCGAGAACGCGCGTCAGAAAGCCGAGCGCTACCGGGGCGAACGCTCCGAGCCCGACTTGGCCGGGAAGACCGTCGCCGTCGTCGACGACGGTGTGGCCACGGGTTCGACCGTCAGAGCGTGCCTCGAGATGCTCCGGAAGACCGACGCCGATCGCGTCGTGCTGGCAGTCCCCGTCGGACCGCCCGACACCGTTCGCGAGTTACGGGAGTTGGCCGACGAGGTGATCTGTCTCGAGACGCCGAGCAGCTTCAGGGGGGTCGGACAGTTCTACGAGCGCTTCGATCAGGTCTCCGACGAAGAGGCGATGGCGTATTTCGAATCGTCGTCCTGA
- a CDS encoding YtxH domain-containing protein: MSESDSVDEAMQRVRDTFENVVNETEEMSEQAKQSVEDAIDDLEQRIESLKEGE, from the coding sequence ATGAGCGAGTCCGACAGCGTCGATGAGGCGATGCAGCGAGTCAGGGATACCTTCGAGAACGTGGTCAACGAAACCGAAGAAATGAGCGAACAAGCAAAGCAGAGCGTCGAGGACGCCATCGACGATCTCGAACAGCGAATCGAGTCACTCAAAGAAGGCGAGTAA
- a CDS encoding ABC1 kinase family protein, whose protein sequence is MRGMSRRYLVVIFQFLPFALAFLRDRRRFVLFGSGRQVTDDRHRQRAERMRDTMLELGPAFVKIGQVLSTRPDIVPPIYADVFGTLQDEVPEDAGGDPTRIVDEEFGDELDRSTLEPIAGGSLAYVYTAQYQGKRIALKVRRPGLEPLIERDLRVVRGLIPLVSLFATERQQYSIENAADDFEDIISDELDFDREGTIMRDIRENFADDDRVVIPEVYETLSSERVLAMEYLTGRKITDDDAFDGVDVTPHEMATRIIDVYLEMGLVDGVFHADPHPGNLAVTDDGRLLLFDFGMSERLSATIQEDIVGLYRALVRRDVDDLVDALIALDVLEPHVNRSEVGRVLELVIENLEGRSEVTWRMIITELTTMLRDFPFRIPPDVMLLIRVGTVGEGVCRQLDPEFDFLAVVRSFLAEQGLIESELDTIIEETWRDARQSLPALTRIPARFDRTLYRLERGEVVVRTEPVDDRRVGDPYLGYAVVVGALVVAASILTFHARPYELPVLAVAAAFFLVYLIRRRAS, encoded by the coding sequence ATGAGAGGGATGTCCCGTCGATATCTGGTCGTCATCTTCCAATTTCTCCCCTTCGCGCTGGCATTTCTTCGTGATCGGCGGCGGTTCGTACTGTTCGGATCGGGACGGCAGGTTACTGACGACAGACATCGACAGAGAGCCGAACGGATGCGTGACACGATGCTCGAACTCGGACCGGCCTTCGTCAAAATCGGGCAGGTACTCTCAACACGCCCCGACATTGTCCCACCGATCTATGCCGACGTTTTCGGGACGCTTCAGGACGAAGTCCCTGAAGACGCAGGGGGAGATCCAACGCGGATCGTCGACGAGGAATTCGGTGACGAACTCGATCGGTCGACGCTCGAACCGATCGCCGGTGGCTCACTCGCGTACGTCTATACTGCCCAGTATCAAGGGAAGCGAATCGCGCTGAAAGTGCGTCGTCCCGGTCTGGAACCCCTGATCGAGCGTGACCTCCGGGTCGTCCGCGGGCTGATTCCGCTGGTTAGTCTCTTCGCTACCGAACGCCAGCAATATTCGATCGAAAACGCTGCCGACGACTTCGAGGACATCATCTCGGACGAGCTGGATTTCGACCGAGAGGGGACGATCATGAGAGACATCAGGGAGAATTTTGCCGACGACGATCGCGTCGTCATCCCCGAGGTCTACGAAACCCTGTCCTCGGAGCGTGTGCTAGCCATGGAGTACCTGACAGGCCGAAAAATAACCGACGATGACGCCTTCGACGGGGTCGACGTGACGCCACACGAGATGGCAACTCGAATCATCGACGTGTATCTGGAGATGGGTCTCGTCGACGGAGTGTTCCACGCGGATCCACATCCGGGCAACCTCGCTGTCACGGACGACGGCCGTCTCCTCCTCTTCGACTTTGGGATGAGCGAACGCCTTTCAGCCACTATTCAGGAAGATATCGTCGGGCTCTATCGAGCGCTCGTCCGTCGCGACGTGGACGACCTGGTAGACGCGCTCATCGCGCTGGATGTCCTCGAACCACACGTCAATCGTTCCGAGGTCGGTCGGGTTCTCGAACTCGTCATCGAGAATCTCGAAGGCCGGTCGGAGGTCACCTGGCGGATGATCATTACAGAATTGACGACGATGCTTCGGGACTTTCCGTTTCGCATCCCGCCGGACGTGATGCTACTCATTCGGGTCGGGACGGTCGGGGAAGGCGTCTGTCGGCAGCTAGATCCGGAGTTCGACTTCCTCGCAGTCGTGCGCTCGTTCCTCGCCGAGCAGGGGCTGATCGAGAGCGAACTCGATACGATCATCGAGGAGACGTGGAGGGATGCGCGCCAATCGCTTCCTGCACTGACACGGATTCCCGCTCGGTTCGATCGAACGCTGTATCGGCTCGAACGTGGCGAAGTCGTCGTCCGCACAGAGCCCGTCGATGACCGGAGAGTGGGCGATCCCTACCTCGGATACGCAGTGGTTGTCGGAGCGCTCGTCGTGGCAGCATCGATTCTGACGTTCCACGCTCGTCCGTACGAATTGCCCGTCCTCGCCGTCGCGGCCGCCTTTTTTCTCGTCTACCTCATTCGCCGTCGGGCCTCGTAA
- a CDS encoding BRCT domain-containing protein yields MAKGDLDGAENVSEDNPYIVEPERTQAETGDELTDVTIVFTGSVESWTRDELEALVERHGGDATDSVSRNTEYLVVGENPGETNQEDAEADNISELDPGEFFDLLADRGVDFERESSQ; encoded by the coding sequence ATGGCCAAAGGGGATCTTGACGGCGCCGAGAACGTCAGCGAGGACAATCCGTATATTGTCGAACCGGAACGAACGCAAGCGGAAACCGGCGACGAACTGACTGATGTGACGATCGTGTTCACCGGGAGCGTCGAGAGCTGGACCCGGGACGAGCTGGAGGCACTCGTCGAGCGCCACGGCGGTGACGCGACCGATAGCGTCTCCCGGAACACCGAGTACCTCGTGGTCGGCGAGAATCCCGGCGAGACGAACCAGGAGGACGCTGAGGCCGATAATATTTCAGAACTCGATCCAGGCGAATTCTTCGACCTGCTTGCGGATCGGGGCGTCGACTTCGAACGGGAGAGCAGTCAATGA
- the polX gene encoding DNA polymerase/3'-5' exonuclease PolX has product MKNQEIATMLREIADFLEIQEEEYKPRAYRTAARNIESLSEDIEDIHDRGELEEIEGVGESISEKIGEYLETGELEYYEDLKADLPVDIEAITSVEGVGPKTAKKLYLELDVRTLDDLESAAEKGDVADLEGFGEKSQQNILDHIGRAKESQERMLLGRAFPIAQDIETRLHDDDAFDQVDIVGSFRRRRPTVGDIDILATAPDPEAAMEVFCSHDDVKEVLSRGETKSSVVVSGDLQMDLRVVDETEYGAALVYFTGSKDHNITLRNRAIDHDWKLNEYGLFDVGDIDDGEGERRAGETEDGVYDTLDLDWIPPELREDTGEVDAAATGDLPNLIELDEVRGDLQLHTDYSDGSHSVREMAEAAVERDLEYILVTDHGPHAPIPSTLDRDSFEEQQADIETVNDDLDITVLQGIEAEITDSGLELSDDWYEHCDLIVAGMHSDPSNSTERVVTALQDFPVDIFAHPSNRLINEREPLNLDMETVMETAAEEDVAVEINAQPERLDLDWASVKEYRETVSYVVSTDAHTTGELDFMHLGIAQARRGWCEASNILNTRSLDDVRSVFEI; this is encoded by the coding sequence ATGAAGAACCAGGAAATCGCCACCATGCTCCGCGAGATCGCGGATTTCCTCGAAATTCAAGAGGAAGAGTACAAGCCACGCGCCTATCGGACGGCCGCACGGAATATCGAGTCGCTCTCGGAAGACATCGAAGACATACACGATCGTGGGGAACTCGAAGAGATCGAGGGCGTCGGGGAGTCCATCAGCGAGAAGATCGGGGAGTATCTCGAAACCGGGGAACTGGAGTACTACGAGGACCTCAAAGCGGACCTTCCCGTGGACATCGAGGCGATCACGAGCGTCGAGGGCGTCGGTCCAAAGACGGCCAAGAAACTGTACTTAGAACTCGATGTCCGGACGCTCGACGATCTCGAGAGCGCGGCCGAAAAGGGAGATGTCGCTGATCTCGAGGGATTCGGCGAGAAGTCACAGCAGAATATCCTCGACCACATCGGACGAGCGAAAGAAAGTCAAGAGCGGATGCTTCTTGGCCGGGCCTTCCCCATCGCGCAGGACATCGAAACCCGGCTTCACGACGACGATGCGTTCGACCAGGTTGACATCGTCGGCTCGTTCCGACGGCGCCGACCCACCGTCGGCGATATCGACATCCTAGCGACTGCCCCCGACCCAGAAGCGGCAATGGAGGTCTTCTGCAGCCACGACGACGTCAAGGAGGTCCTCTCCCGGGGGGAGACGAAGTCGTCGGTCGTCGTCTCTGGTGACCTCCAGATGGACCTCCGGGTCGTCGACGAGACGGAATACGGTGCGGCCCTCGTCTACTTCACCGGCTCGAAGGACCACAACATCACGCTCAGGAATCGGGCGATCGACCACGACTGGAAGCTCAACGAATACGGCCTCTTCGACGTCGGTGACATCGACGATGGAGAGGGCGAACGACGCGCCGGGGAAACAGAGGACGGCGTCTACGACACACTCGACCTCGACTGGATTCCGCCGGAACTCCGAGAGGACACGGGTGAGGTCGACGCGGCAGCCACAGGAGACCTCCCGAATCTGATCGAACTGGACGAGGTTCGCGGCGACTTACAACTGCATACCGACTACTCCGACGGCTCTCATAGCGTCCGCGAGATGGCCGAGGCTGCAGTCGAGCGAGACCTGGAGTACATCCTCGTTACCGATCACGGGCCGCATGCGCCGATTCCCAGCACACTCGATCGAGATTCGTTCGAGGAACAGCAGGCGGATATCGAGACGGTGAACGACGACCTCGACATCACAGTTCTCCAGGGAATCGAGGCCGAGATTACCGACTCGGGACTGGAACTTTCCGACGACTGGTACGAACACTGTGATCTGATCGTTGCGGGGATGCACAGCGATCCGTCGAATTCAACCGAGCGAGTGGTCACTGCGCTGCAGGACTTCCCCGTCGATATCTTCGCACACCCCTCGAACCGGTTGATCAACGAGCGAGAGCCGCTGAATCTCGATATGGAGACGGTGATGGAAACGGCCGCCGAGGAGGATGTCGCGGTCGAAATCAACGCCCAGCCAGAACGGCTGGACCTCGATTGGGCGTCCGTCAAGGAGTATCGCGAGACTGTTTCGTACGTCGTCAGTACGGACGCTCACACGACCGGCGAACTGGATTTCATGCACCTCGGGATCGCGCAGGCCCGTCGCGGGTGGTGTGAAGCGAGCAATATTCTGAATACACGCTCGCTCGACGACGTTCGGTCTGTTTTCGAGATCTAA